The genomic region TCAAACTTCCGGCTATTAGAAGTACTGGGAGAATGGAATACGATATTCCCCGGTGGCTGATAACATGAGCAGAGATAGGTTCATCAGCTTGAGGTCTTTTTTCCACATTTCCGATGACACCTTAATGATACCGAAAGGGGAGGTTGGTCATGATAAACTGTTCAAGATCAGAAGACTATACGACGCATTCAGGGagaatctgaaaaaatagaCCCTGAAGAGATCCAAAGTATTGACGAACAGATGATCCCATTCAAAGGAACAATTGGATTTCGACAGTACTTGAAGGACAAGCCCCACTCGTGGGGTGTAAAGGTTTTCACGAGAGCCGGCATCAGCGGAATAGTGTATGACATAGAGATATATACAGGAAAAGGAGCTGTTGAAATTTCTGAACTTGGCCAAGGTACTGACGTTGTCCTTCGGCTTGTAGAAAACCTGCCAAGGTTCATGAACTTCAAGTTGTTCTTTGACAACTTCTATACTGGCATCGATCTCATTCATAAGCTCCGGGTTGAATATGGCATCGAGTCATGTGGTACGATACGCAGCAACAGAATGAGGGGCGCTGTTCTAGATACCGACGCCAACATGAAGAAGAAAGGACGAGGGTCAGTGGACTTCCGTTTTGAAAGACATTCAGAAGTATCGGTAGTAAAATGGTATGACAACAAACCAGTCCATTTGGCTTATTCATACTGTGCAGTCACCCCAATTGATAAGTGTCAGAGATGGGATGGCACAACACGGAAATACGTCGAAGTTGATCGCCCCCGAATCGTCCGTGACTATAACAAATCAATGGGGGGCGTAGATCTTGCTGACATGTTCCTGGAGCTTTACAGGACTGACATTCGCTCTAAGAAATGGTATATGAGGATTGTGTACTACTGTTTTGACATGGCTGTGAACAACGCCTGGCTGATACACCGCCGACAGTGTAAGCAGATCAATGTTCAGCACATGTCTCTGCTGTACTTCAAAATGGACATTGCTCGTGGGTTGGTTCTTACTGGCGTATCTCAAAGTCCTCGAGTTGGAAGACCATCCTTATCAGTGACCAAGCGCAATACGACTACCTCGCGAGACGGGATGCCTTCGGAATCAGTGAGGTTTGACCAGACCTCGCATTTTCCGGATACAACTGAAAAGGGAAGGTGTCGCTATGAGAAGTGCGTTAGGGGTGGAACCAGTCGAATCATGTTTTCGAAGTGCAAAGTTCGACTGTGTTTGAACTCAGATTGCAACTGTTTCACAAATTTTCACCTAAAATAGTATCTGTATATACCTGACGTGACCATATGGTTACCATTCACATTTTGGAtatggaatgaaataaaaataaaaaaaaaataaacctgttCTAGTTGAACCTCCAGGATCACTCTCtgctattttcagaatttttatgcAACTCCTTCTTGGTTCAGGTCTGAAAGagttaagcactttctttaccatgtgcaatcataaaatagtctaatatcttcattttttcaacatacgtagctattaccctcgaaaactaaaacttttgacataggaaaagagcatttaatcacattccttaccatgtgcaatcataaaatagtctaatatcttcatttttacaacatacgtagctattaccctcgaaaacgaaaacttttgaaataggaaaagagcctttaatcacattctttaccatttgcaatcataaaatagtctaatatcttcattttttcaacatacgtagctattaccctcgaaaactaaaacttttgaaataggaaaagagcctttaagcactttctttaccatgtgcaatcataaaatagtgtaatatcttcatttttccaacataagtagctattaccctcgaaaacttaaacttttgaaataggaaaagagcctgtaatcacattctttaccatgtgcaatcataaaatagtctaatatcttcattttttcaacatacgtagctattaccctcgaaaactaaaacttttgaaataggaaaagagcctttaagcactttctttaccatatgcaatcataaaatagtgtaatatcttcatttttccaacataagtagctattaccctcgaaaacttaaacttttgaaataggaaaagagcctgtaatcacattctttaccatgtgcaatcataaaatagtctaatatcttcattttttcaacatacgtagctattaccctctaaaactaaaacttttgaaataggaaaagagcctttaagcactttctttaccatgtgcaatcataaaatagtctaatatcttcatttttccaacatacgtagctattaccctcgaaaactaaaacttttgacataggtaaagagcctttaatcacatcctttaccatgtgcaattataaaatagtctaatatcttcattttttcaacatacgtagctattaccctcgaaaactaaaacttttgacataggaaaagagcctttaatcacattctttaccatttgcaatcataaaatagtctaatatcttcattttttcaacatacgtagctattaccctcgaaaactaaaacttttgacataggtaaagagcctttaatcacattctttaccatgtgcaattataaaatagtctaatatcttcatttttacaacatacgtagctattaccctcgaaaactaaaacttttgacataggaaaagagcctttaatcacattctttaccatttgcaatcataaaatagtctaatatcttcattttttcaacatacgtagctattaccctcgaaaactaaaacttttgacataggaaaagagcctttaatcacattctttaccatgtgcaatcataaaatagtctaatatcttcatttttccaacatacgtagctattaccctcgtaaactaaaacttttgacataggaaaagagcctttaatcacattcgttaccatttgcaattataaaatagtctaatatcttcattttttcaacatacgtagctattaccctcgaaaactaaaacttttgaaatagaaaaagagcctttaagcacattctttaccatgtgcaatcataaaatagtctaatatcttcatttttccaacatacgtagctattaccctcgaaaactaaaacttttgaaatagaaaaagagcctttaagcacattctttaccatgtgcaatcataaaatagtctaatatcttcatttttccaacatacgtagctattaccctcgaaaactaaaacttttgaaataggaaaagagcctttaatcacattctttaccatttgcaatcataaaatagtctaatatcttcattttttcaacatacgtagctattaccctcgaaaactaaaacttttgaaataggaaaagagcccttaagcactttctttaccatgtgcaataataaaatagtctaatatcttcatttttccaacatacgtagctattaccctcgaaaactaaaacttttgacataggaaaagagcctttaatcacattctttaccatttgcaatcataagatagtctaatatcttcattttttcgacatacgtagctattaccctcgaaaactaaaacttttgaaataggaaaagagcctttaagcactttctttaccatgtgcaatcataaaatagtctaatatcttcatttttccaacatacgtagctattaccctcgaaaactaaaacttttgacataggaaaagagcctttaatcacattctttaccatttgcaatcataaaatagtctaatatcttcattttttcaacatacatagctattaccctcgaaaactaaaacttttgacataggaaaagagcctttaatcacattctttaccatgtgcaatcataaaatagtctaatatcttcatttttccaacatacgtagctattaccctcgaaaactaaaacttttgccataggaaaagagcctttaagcacattctttaccatgtgcaatcataaaatagtctaatatcttcattttttcaacatacgtagctattaccctcgaaaactaaaacttttgaaataggaaaagagcctttaagcactttctttaccatgtgcaatcataaaatagtgtaatatcttcattttttccaacataagtagctattaccctcgaatacttaaacttttgaaataggaaaagagcctgtaatcacattctttaccatgtgcaatcataaaatagtctaatatcttcattttttcaacatacgtagctattaccctcgaaaactaaaacttttgaaataggaaaagagcctttaagcactttctttaccatgtgcaatcataaaatagtgtaatatcttcatttttccaacataagtagctattaccctcgaaaacttaaacttttgaaataggaaaagagcctgtaatcacattctttacaatgtgcaatcataaaatagtctaatatcttcattttttcaacatacgtagctattaccctctaaaactaaaacttttgaaataggaaaagagcctttaagcactttctttaccatgtgcaatcataaaatagtctaatatcttcatttttccaacatacgtagctattaccctcgaaaactaaaacttttgacataggtaaagagcctttaatcacattctttaccatgtgcaattataaaatagtctaatatcttcattttttcaacatacgtagctattaccctcgaaaactaaaacttttgacataggaaaagagcctttaatcacattctttaccatttgcaatcataaaatagtctaatatcttcattttttcaacatacgtagctattaccctcgaaaactaaaacttttgacataggtaaagagcctttaatcacattctttaccatgtgcaattataaaatagtctaatatcttcatttatccaacatacgtagctattaccctcgaaaactaaaacttttgccataggaaaagagcctttaagcacattctttaccatgtgcaatcataaaatagtctaatatcttcattttttcaacatacgtagctattaccctcggaaactaaaacttttgacataggaaaagagcctttaatcacattctttaccatttgcaatcataaaatagtctaatatcttcatttttcaacatacgtagctattaccctcgaaaactaaaacttttgacataggaaaagagcctttaatcacattcgttaccatttgcaattataaaatagtctaatatcttcattgtttcaacatacgtagctattaccctcgaaaactaaaacttttgacataggaaaagagcctttaatcacattctttaccatttgcaatcataaaatagtctaatatcttcattttttcaacatacgtagctattaccctcgaaaactaaaacttttgaaataggaaaagagcctttaagcactttctttaccatgtgcaatcataaaatagtctaatatcttcattttttcaacatacgtagctattaccctcgaaaactaaaacttttgacataggaaaagagcatttagtcacattctttaccatgtgcaatcataaaatagtctaatatcttcatttttacaacatacgtagctattaccctcgaaaacgaaaacttttgaaataggaaaagagcctttaatcacattctttaccatttgcaatcataaaatagtctaatatcttcattttttcaacatacgtagctattaccctcgaaaactaaaacttttgaaataggaaaagagcctttaagcactttctttaccatgtgcaatcatacaatagtgtaatatcttcatttttccaacataagtagctattaccctcgaaaacttaaacttttgaaataggaaaagagcctgtaatcacattctttaccatgtgcaatcataaaatagcctaatatcttcattttttcaacatacgtagctattaccctcgaaaactaaaacttttgaaataggaaaagagcctttaagcactttctttaccatgtgcaatcataaaatagtgtaatatcttcatttttccaacataagtagctattaccctcgaaaacttaaacttttgaaataggaaaagagcctgtaatcacattctttaccatgtgcaatcataaaatagtctaatatcttcattttttcaacatacgtagctattaccctctaaaactaaaacttttgaaataggaaaagagcctttaagcactttctttaccatgtgcaatcataaaatagtctaatatcttcatttttccaacatacgtagctattaccctcgaaaactaaaacttttgacataggtaaaggaAAAGAGgacaaaataggaaaagagcctttaagcactttctttaccatgtgcaatcataaaatagtctaatatcttcatttttccaacatacgtagctattaccctcgaaaactaaaacttttgacataggtaaagagcctttaatcacattctttaccatgtgcaattataaaatagtctaatatcttcattttttcaacatacgtagctattacccctcgaaaactaaaacttttgacatcggaaaagagcctttaatcacattcttt from Artemia franciscana unplaced genomic scaffold, ASM3288406v1 Scaffold_6279, whole genome shotgun sequence harbors:
- the LOC136043466 gene encoding piggyBac transposable element-derived protein 3-like; the protein is MIPFKGTIGFRQYLKDKPHSWGVKVFTRAGISGIVYDIEIYTGKGAVEISELGQGTDVVLRLVENLPRFMNFKLFFDNFYTGIDLIHKLRVEYGIESCGTIRSNRMRGAVLDTDANMKKKGRGSVDFRFERHSEVSVVKWYDNKPVHLAYSYCAVTPIDKCQRWDGTTRKYVEVDRPRIVRDYNKSMGGVDLADMFLELYRTDIRSKKWYMRIVYYCFDMAVNNAWLIHRRQCKQINVQHMSLLYFKMDIARGLVLTGVSQSPRVGRPSLSVTKRNTTTSRDGMPSESVRFDQTSHFPDTTEKGRCRYE